In Janthinobacterium sp. B9-8, the genomic stretch GTTTCGGACAGCGAGCCAATTTGGTTAACTTTGATCAGGATAGAGTTACAAACGCCTAAGCGAATCCCTTCAGCCAGAATCTTAGTGTTGGTTACAAATAAATCATCGCCCACGATTTGTACGCGTTTACCCAAGCGATCGGTCAATACTTTCCAGCCCGCCCAATCGCGCTCGCCCATACCATCTTCAATCGAGATAATCGGGAATTTATTAACGAGGCTTTCTAGGTAATCCACTTGCTGCTCTGAAGTCAGCGCGCGGTTGTCGCTTTTCTTGTAAACGTACTTGCCGGTTTCTTTATCAAAGAATTCAGAAGCAGCACAATCCAGCGCGATGCAGAAATCAGTACCGGCTTTGTAGCCTGCTTTTTCGATGGCAGACATAATCATTTCTAATGCTTCTTCTGCATTAGCTACGTCTGGTGCAAAACCACCTTCATCGCCAACTTGGGTAGGCATCCCCTTGTCATGCAGAATTTTTTTCAGGTTATGGAATACTTCAGCGCCATAACGCAATGCTTCGCGGAAAGTAGGCGCGCCAACAGGAACAATCATCAATTCCTGGAAATCCAGGCTGTTTGATGCGTGCTCGCCGCCGTTGACTACATTCATCATTGGCACTGGCAGGCTCATTGGACCCGAACCACCGATATAACGATAGAGAGGCAGGCCTGCTTCTTCAGCAGCAGCCTTAGCTACGGCCATCGATACAGCCAGAATGGCATTTGCACCCAGATTGCGTTTGTCTTCAGTACCATCTAAATCAATCATGGTTTTGTCGATAAACGCTTGGTCAGCCGCATCAAGACCGATGATGGCTTCACAGATTTCGGTGTTGATATTCTCAACGGCCTTCAGTACACCCTTACCCAGATAACGAGATTTATCGCCATCACGCAGCTCAAGCGCTTCGCGCTCGCCAGTGGATGCGCCAGACGGCACTGCTGCACGGCCCATTACGCCGGATTCCAGCAATACATCGGCTTCTACAGTTGGATTGCCACGAGAATCAAGGATTTCGCGGGCGATCACTTCAACAATTGCGCTCATATTTCAAACACCTATGTGGAGGGTTGGTCTGAAGACTAGCTTGCCGGAATAATCCGGCACTAAATTACACGCCTGATATTACAGCGAGTGTTCAATATGCAAGTGTGCACTATGGTGCAGGCACTGTCTTTGAGTACGATCAGCAAATCTTTTATTCGCCACGAATGACTGACGCATCAGCCATTCGCAAGCAATATTACAAACTATGCTCGATGAAAGAATGCCCTTTTACTGCGCGGTCAATATCTTTCAATACAATCAACAGCTCTTTCATCCTTGCTAAAGGCCACGCATTCGGGCCGTCAGAAAGCGCTTTGGACGGATCTGGATGGGTTTCCATAAACAAGCCTGAAATCCCTGCCGCCACCGCAGCCCGCGCCAATACAGGTACAAATTCACGCTGACCGCCAGAGCGGTCCCCTTGCCCACCTGGCTGCTGCACCGAGTGTGTAGCATCGAACACGATCGGGCAGCCGGTTTCGCGCATAATTGCCAAACCGCGCATATCGCTCACCAAGGTGTTATAGCCAAAAGATGCGCCGCGCTCGCAGACCATTAGATTATCCAGCCCGCCGTTTGCATCGCGCGCCTTATTAATCACATTAACCATATCGCCAGGGGCCATAAATTGGCCTTTCTTGATATTTACTGGCTTGCCAGTCGCGCAAACTGCATGAATAAAATCAGTTTGACGCGCTAAAAAGGCTGGCGTTTGCAATACATCAACCACGCTCGCTACAACAGGCGCTTCGGCTTCGGTATGCACATCGGTAATAACAGGAACACCAATCTGTTTTTTAACTTCAGACAAAATGCGCAGGCCTTCATCAATTCCTAAACCACGGAATGATTTACCAGAGCTGCGATTGGCTTTATCAAAACTCGATTTATAGATAAAAGGAATGCCCAATGCATCGGTCATTTCTTTTAATTGGCCTGCGGTATCCAGCGCCATTTGCTCGCTTTCAATTACGCAGGTGCCGGCGATCAAAAAGAAAGGTTGATCGATACCGACTTCAAAGCCACATAGTTTCATTTTTCGCTCCGTGAGGAGTGAGGAGTAAGGTGTAAGGTGAGAGGGAGTTCCTCCTGGCCCCTCACACCTACTCCTCACGGTTTTAGCAGCTCAGACCTTCACGACCCTGCTCTTTGGCGTACGACAGTGCCGCCTCGACATAGGAAGTAAACAGCGGATGACCATCACGCGGTGTGGACGTGAATTCAGGGTGGAACTGACAAGCAAAGAACCAGCGATGGCCGCTTAATTCTACGGTTTCAACTAATTGCTCGGCACCTGTCGATTTGCCACTAATGGTCAAGCCAGCCGCTTCTAAGCGTGGCAGATAGTAGTTGTTTACTTCATAACGGTGACGATGACGCTCGGTAATCGTTGATGCGCCATACACGCGCGCAGCCAATGAATCCTCGCCCAAGCGACACTCTTGTGCACCCAGACGCATCGTGCCGCCCAGATTGGAGTTTGCATCGCGTGTTTCAATCTTGCCGTCGTGATTAACCCACTCATTAATCAGTGCCACAACAGGGAATTCGGTATCTAAATCGAATTCTGTTGAATTGGCGCCTTTCATGCCAGCTACATCACGTGCGTATTCGATCAGCGCAATTTGCATGCCGAGGCAAATACCGAGGTAAGGCACATTGTTTTCACGCGCATATTTCACGGCAAGAATCTTGCCTTCTACACCGCGTTTACCAAAGCCGCCCGGCACCAGAATGGCGTCCATGTTTTTCAGGCTATCCGTGCCATTTTTTTCAAGCTCTTCAGAATCCATATAATGGATCTGCACTTTGCTTGAGGTATGTACACCGGCATGAATTAGCGCTTCAGATAGAGATTTATACGATTCGGTCAGGTCAACATACTTACCTACCATCGCAATATTCACGGTGCGTGTTGGATTGTTTAAGCCATAAACAATCTTATCCCAAGCCGACAAATCAGCTTTTGGCGCGTCAATTTGTAGTAATTCGCACGCAATATCATCAATACCCTGGGCGTGTAACATGCCCGGTACCTGATAAATGCTGCCTGCGTCGTAGCAGGCAATCACTGCGTTTTCTTCTACATTACAGAACAGTGCCAGCTTGCGACGTTCTTCATCTGGCAATTCTCTGTCCATACGGCACAGCAAGATATCTGGCTGAATACCGATCTGACGCAGCTCTCTTACGCTGTGCTGAGTTGGCTTGGTTTTAATTTCGCCAGCAGTCGCCAGGTAAGGCACATACGAGAGGTGAACGTAGAGCGTGTTTTTACGACCGAGGTTGGAGCGCATTTGACGAATAGCTTCAAGAAACGGCAGCGATTCGATATCGCCAACTGTACCGCCGATTTCTACAATCGCCACATCAACATCACCCGCGCCTTCTTTCACCTTCATTTTGATTTCGTCGGTGATATGCGGAATCACTTGCACCGTGCCACCTAGGTAATCGCCACGGCGCTCCTTAGTAATCACGGATTCATAGATTTGTCCGGTCGTGAAGTTATTAGATTTACGCATCTTCGAGCGAATAAAGCGCTCGTAATGGCCGAGATCCAAATCGGTTTCTGCGCCGTCTTCGGTTACGAAAACTTCGCCGTGCTGAAATGGACTCATTGTGCCCGGATCAACGTTGATATACGGATCGAGCTTCATCATCGTGACTTTAAGGCCACGCGATTCAAGAATAGCAGCCAGCGATGCAGCGGCGATGCCCTTGCCCAGTGAGGAAACGACACCACCGGTTACGAAAATAAACTTGGTCATGGCATGAATAGCAGGTTGGAATTCGCTATTTTACCCGATAGGGAGAGGCGG encodes the following:
- the eno gene encoding phosphopyruvate hydratase; the protein is MSAIVEVIAREILDSRGNPTVEADVLLESGVMGRAAVPSGASTGEREALELRDGDKSRYLGKGVLKAVENINTEICEAIIGLDAADQAFIDKTMIDLDGTEDKRNLGANAILAVSMAVAKAAAEEAGLPLYRYIGGSGPMSLPVPMMNVVNGGEHASNSLDFQELMIVPVGAPTFREALRYGAEVFHNLKKILHDKGMPTQVGDEGGFAPDVANAEEALEMIMSAIEKAGYKAGTDFCIALDCAASEFFDKETGKYVYKKSDNRALTSEQQVDYLESLVNKFPIISIEDGMGERDWAGWKVLTDRLGKRVQIVGDDLFVTNTKILAEGIRLGVCNSILIKVNQIGSLSETLAAVDLAKRNGYTSVMSHRSGETEDATIADLAVATNCMQIKTGSLSRSDRIAKYNQLIRIEEELGEAAVYPGIGAFYQINK
- the kdsA gene encoding 3-deoxy-8-phosphooctulonate synthase; its protein translation is MKLCGFEVGIDQPFFLIAGTCVIESEQMALDTAGQLKEMTDALGIPFIYKSSFDKANRSSGKSFRGLGIDEGLRILSEVKKQIGVPVITDVHTEAEAPVVASVVDVLQTPAFLARQTDFIHAVCATGKPVNIKKGQFMAPGDMVNVINKARDANGGLDNLMVCERGASFGYNTLVSDMRGLAIMRETGCPIVFDATHSVQQPGGQGDRSGGQREFVPVLARAAVAAGISGLFMETHPDPSKALSDGPNAWPLARMKELLIVLKDIDRAVKGHSFIEHSL
- a CDS encoding CTP synthase, whose translation is MTKFIFVTGGVVSSLGKGIAAASLAAILESRGLKVTMMKLDPYINVDPGTMSPFQHGEVFVTEDGAETDLDLGHYERFIRSKMRKSNNFTTGQIYESVITKERRGDYLGGTVQVIPHITDEIKMKVKEGAGDVDVAIVEIGGTVGDIESLPFLEAIRQMRSNLGRKNTLYVHLSYVPYLATAGEIKTKPTQHSVRELRQIGIQPDILLCRMDRELPDEERRKLALFCNVEENAVIACYDAGSIYQVPGMLHAQGIDDIACELLQIDAPKADLSAWDKIVYGLNNPTRTVNIAMVGKYVDLTESYKSLSEALIHAGVHTSSKVQIHYMDSEELEKNGTDSLKNMDAILVPGGFGKRGVEGKILAVKYARENNVPYLGICLGMQIALIEYARDVAGMKGANSTEFDLDTEFPVVALINEWVNHDGKIETRDANSNLGGTMRLGAQECRLGEDSLAARVYGASTITERHRHRYEVNNYYLPRLEAAGLTISGKSTGAEQLVETVELSGHRWFFACQFHPEFTSTPRDGHPLFTSYVEAALSYAKEQGREGLSC